In Lautropia mirabilis, one DNA window encodes the following:
- the polA gene encoding DNA polymerase I → MTDTQTLLLVDGSSYLFRAYHALPDLRNKAGEPTGAIHGMVGMLRRLRDDTRLHGGATLGAVIFDAPGRTFRDDLYEYYKANRSQTPEALVAQIAPIHELTQALGWPLLVVPGIEADDVIGTLATRARAAGMRTVISTGDKDLAQLVDDETLLVNTMTRDGVPPTVMDAAGVRDKFGVDPGQIIDFLTLTGDAVDNVPGVDKVGPKTAAKWLNEYGSLDAILQHADEIKGKVGENLRAARDWLPRGRELVTVLRDADLSAWVGGVETLKLRPEDEEALLGLFDRWELRTFARRLVADRQRREAGAGMGHGADTTGAAAGEGASAGQGTSGQVSAGAAGGRAGRGAAGDGTAGLEALPGGIGHFTRDGIVLEAPPAGELQAETVTTCAALDAWLARVQAADRVAIDTETTSKDPHAARLVGISLAVTPWQGCYIPVGHNYAGVPEQLPLDEVLAVLKPWLESDAQQKVGQNIKYDMHVLANHGITLRGVVDDTMLESYVLEAHRTHGMDALAGRHLNRTTITYEEVAGKGAKAIGFDQVALDVATPYAAEDADVTLQLHRTLWPAIEASERLRHIYRNIEMPTLQVLYDMERHGVLLDRDRLRAQSQQLAEQLQELERQAHELAGQPFNLGSTKQLGEILFERLGLPVVKKTPAGKPSTDESVLEKLALDYPLPKVLLQWRGLAKLKSTYTDKLPEMVDPKTGRVHTTYSQAVAITGRLASSDPNLQNIPVRTPEGRRIREAFIAPPGHQMMSADYSQIELRIMAHISQDAGLLKAFADGEDVHRATASEVFGVPIAEVNSEQRRYAKVINFGLIYGMSAFGLAANLGIERGAAQAYIDRYFARYPGVAAYMERTRAQAREQGYVETVFGRRLWLPEIGSSNMGRRQMAERAAINAPMQGTAADLIKLAMIDVHAWLRRENLGARLVMQVHDELVLEVPDAEVERLKTDLPARMAGVAQLSVPLLAEVGVGENWEQAH, encoded by the coding sequence CCACGCTGGGCGCTGTGATCTTCGATGCGCCGGGGCGCACCTTCCGCGACGACCTGTACGAGTACTACAAGGCCAATCGCAGCCAGACGCCCGAGGCGCTGGTGGCGCAGATCGCGCCCATCCATGAACTGACGCAGGCGCTGGGCTGGCCGCTGCTGGTGGTGCCGGGCATCGAGGCCGATGACGTGATCGGCACGCTGGCCACCCGCGCGCGTGCCGCCGGCATGCGCACCGTCATCTCCACCGGCGACAAGGACCTGGCGCAGCTGGTCGATGACGAGACCCTGCTGGTCAACACGATGACCCGCGACGGCGTGCCGCCCACGGTGATGGACGCCGCCGGCGTGCGCGACAAGTTCGGCGTCGATCCGGGGCAGATCATCGATTTCCTGACGCTGACCGGCGATGCGGTGGACAACGTGCCGGGCGTGGACAAGGTGGGGCCCAAGACGGCCGCCAAGTGGCTGAATGAATACGGCTCGCTGGATGCCATCCTGCAGCATGCCGACGAGATCAAGGGCAAGGTGGGCGAGAACCTGCGCGCAGCGCGCGACTGGCTGCCGCGCGGCCGCGAGCTGGTGACGGTGCTGCGTGACGCCGACTTGAGCGCCTGGGTGGGCGGCGTGGAGACGCTCAAGCTGCGTCCCGAGGACGAGGAGGCGCTGCTGGGACTGTTCGATCGCTGGGAGCTGCGCACCTTCGCACGCCGGCTGGTGGCCGATCGGCAGCGACGCGAGGCGGGGGCTGGCATGGGCCACGGTGCGGATACGACAGGCGCTGCTGCGGGTGAGGGGGCTTCGGCCGGGCAGGGCACGTCGGGACAGGTATCGGCCGGCGCGGCAGGCGGCCGGGCAGGGCGTGGTGCGGCCGGTGATGGTACTGCGGGGCTGGAAGCGCTGCCCGGCGGCATTGGCCACTTCACACGTGACGGCATCGTGCTGGAAGCGCCGCCGGCAGGCGAGCTGCAGGCCGAGACGGTGACCACGTGCGCGGCGCTGGATGCGTGGCTGGCGCGCGTGCAGGCGGCCGACCGGGTGGCCATCGACACCGAGACCACATCGAAGGATCCGCATGCGGCGCGACTGGTGGGCATCTCGCTGGCCGTCACGCCCTGGCAGGGCTGCTACATCCCGGTGGGGCACAACTATGCGGGCGTGCCCGAACAGCTGCCGCTGGACGAGGTGTTGGCGGTGCTGAAGCCCTGGCTGGAAAGCGATGCGCAGCAGAAGGTGGGCCAGAACATCAAGTACGACATGCACGTGCTGGCCAACCACGGCATCACGCTGCGCGGCGTGGTCGATGACACGATGCTGGAGTCCTACGTGCTGGAGGCGCACCGCACCCACGGCATGGACGCGCTGGCCGGACGCCACCTGAATCGCACCACCATCACCTACGAGGAAGTGGCGGGCAAGGGCGCCAAGGCCATCGGCTTTGACCAGGTGGCGCTGGACGTGGCCACCCCCTATGCGGCCGAGGACGCTGACGTGACGCTGCAGCTGCACCGCACGCTGTGGCCGGCCATCGAGGCCAGCGAACGGCTGCGCCACATCTACCGCAACATCGAGATGCCCACGCTGCAGGTGCTCTATGACATGGAGCGCCACGGCGTGCTGCTGGACCGTGACCGGCTGCGTGCCCAGTCGCAGCAGCTGGCCGAACAGCTGCAGGAGCTGGAAAGGCAGGCGCACGAACTGGCGGGCCAGCCCTTCAACCTGGGCTCCACCAAGCAGCTGGGCGAGATCCTCTTCGAGCGGCTGGGGCTGCCGGTGGTGAAGAAGACCCCGGCCGGCAAGCCGTCCACCGACGAGAGCGTGCTGGAGAAGCTGGCGCTGGACTACCCGCTGCCCAAGGTGCTGCTGCAGTGGCGAGGCCTTGCCAAGTTGAAGTCCACCTACACCGACAAGCTGCCGGAGATGGTCGACCCGAAGACCGGGCGTGTGCACACCACCTATTCACAGGCCGTGGCCATCACCGGCCGGCTGGCCTCCAGCGACCCGAACCTGCAGAACATCCCGGTGCGCACCCCGGAAGGGCGACGCATCCGCGAAGCCTTCATTGCGCCGCCCGGTCACCAGATGATGTCGGCCGACTACTCGCAGATCGAGCTGCGCATCATGGCCCACATCTCGCAGGATGCCGGGCTGCTGAAGGCCTTCGCCGACGGCGAGGACGTGCACCGCGCCACCGCATCCGAAGTCTTCGGCGTGCCGATTGCGGAAGTCAACAGCGAGCAGCGCCGCTATGCCAAGGTGATCAACTTCGGCCTCATCTACGGCATGAGCGCCTTCGGCCTGGCGGCCAACCTGGGCATCGAGCGTGGTGCGGCACAGGCCTACATCGACCGCTACTTCGCGCGTTATCCTGGCGTGGCCGCCTACATGGAGCGTACCCGCGCCCAGGCCCGCGAGCAGGGCTACGTCGAGACCGTGTTCGGTCGCCGGCTGTGGCTGCCCGAGATCGGATCATCCAACATGGGCCGCCGCCAGATGGCCGAGCGCGCCGCCATCAACGCCCCCATGCAGGGCACGGCCGCCGACCTCATCAAGCTGGCAATGATCGACGTGCACGCCTGGCTGCGACGCGAGAACCTGGGCGCCCGCCTGGTGATGCAGGTGCACGACGAACTGGTGCTGGAAGTGCCCGACGCCGAGGTGGAACGCCTGAAGACCGACCTGCCGGCCCGCATGGCCGGCGTGGCCCAGCTTTCGGTGCCGCTGCTGGCCGAAGTGGGCGTGGGAGAGAACTGGGAGCAGGCGCATTGA